A part of Micromonospora chersina genomic DNA contains:
- a CDS encoding ATP-dependent helicase, with amino-acid sequence MTTQPTLFSATATPAPRTADAGPRYTPVELAKLLRLPAPTREQASIIAAPVEPLLVVAGAGSGKTETMAARVVWLVANQYVRPEHILGLTFTRKAAGELAHRVRTRLDQLIRRLGRQGRDPHEDPLAGEPTVSTYHSYAGRIVTEHGLRAGYEPTTRLLTEASRWQLVDLLVRNYDGDMSEVDRMPSTITDAVLALAGELDEHLVDPDELAAWTGRFFAEVQSRPGRVYADVRKALQLQQTRLKLLPLVRAYARRKDDFEAMDFADQLARAARVARDHPGVGVIERDRFRVVLLDEYQDTSHAQVVLLNALFGGGHPVTAVGDPCQSIYGWRGASAGTLDRFPTEFARTDGAPAEVLGLTTSWRNRPEILGVANALSVPLRAAGARVPELRAALSVRDPIPHRSPGGRAAGTVHCALLETYADEAEWIADSVLSAWRGAAGMPDSLPEHIPAHRRPTTAVLVRLRSQIPAIEAALRARGLPVDVVGLGGLLDTPEVRDVVCTLRVLADPTDGAALLRLLTGARWRIGPRDLVALHRRARAIARARREVTGDDGPEITVDALDEATLVEALADLGPAQAYSAEGYARLRSYGMELALLRYRLDQSLPELIADIERTIGLDVEVAVRAGRDGAGDAGLARAHLDALGDVAARFSGETPGATLAGFLAYLAAAEDEERGLTPGEVEVVEGAVQILTAHAAKGLEWDVVSVAGLTRGVWPGPVRNSDHWLGGLGVLPFPLRGDADGLPELGLSGAEDQRGVARAVEEFTDAWRAHDEREERRLAYVAVTRPRRLLLCSGYWWGEGTKRFRGPSVFLREVHDVCLAGGDGHLVDAWAPEPAGDAVNPTTETVLRAEWPADPLGARRPALAEAAALVRRYLADPEAARREESLLAAAAPPTPAPADDAATPAPAGDAGTTAPVEDAEVARWRREADLLLAERAELARRAEAVEVELPGHLSVTQLVALRRDPEALARTLRRPMPTEPNPYARRGTAFHTWLEQRFGADRLLDVDELPGAADDDAAPDEALTELQERFLASEWADRVPVEVEVPFATVIAGVVVRGRMDAVFARPGGRFDVVDWKTGRQPAGREADAAAVQLAVYRLAWAELAGVPVDRVGAAFHYVRDGVTVRPADLLDAEGLTALVAAVPEFSTEGAALRRSW; translated from the coding sequence ATGACGACGCAGCCGACCCTGTTCAGCGCCACCGCCACGCCGGCGCCCCGGACCGCCGACGCGGGCCCCCGCTACACCCCGGTCGAGCTGGCCAAACTGCTCCGGCTGCCGGCGCCCACCCGGGAACAGGCGTCGATCATCGCCGCGCCGGTGGAGCCGCTGCTGGTGGTGGCGGGCGCCGGCTCGGGCAAGACCGAGACGATGGCCGCGCGGGTGGTCTGGCTGGTCGCGAACCAGTACGTCCGCCCCGAGCACATCCTCGGCCTCACCTTCACCCGCAAGGCCGCCGGCGAGCTGGCACACCGCGTACGCACCCGGCTCGACCAGCTCATCCGCCGGCTCGGCCGGCAGGGCCGGGACCCGCACGAGGACCCCCTCGCGGGCGAGCCGACGGTCTCCACCTACCACTCCTACGCGGGCCGGATCGTCACCGAGCACGGGCTGCGCGCCGGCTACGAGCCGACCACCCGGCTGCTCACCGAGGCGTCCCGCTGGCAGCTCGTCGACCTGCTGGTTCGCAACTACGACGGCGACATGTCCGAGGTGGACCGGATGCCGTCCACCATCACGGACGCGGTGCTCGCCCTGGCCGGCGAGCTGGACGAGCACCTGGTCGACCCGGACGAGCTGGCCGCCTGGACCGGCCGGTTCTTCGCCGAGGTGCAGTCCCGGCCCGGCCGGGTCTACGCCGACGTGCGCAAGGCCCTCCAGCTCCAGCAGACCCGGCTGAAGCTGCTCCCGCTGGTCCGCGCGTACGCCCGGCGCAAGGACGACTTCGAGGCCATGGACTTCGCCGACCAGCTGGCCCGGGCCGCCCGGGTGGCCCGCGACCACCCTGGCGTCGGCGTGATCGAGCGGGACCGGTTCCGGGTGGTGCTGCTCGACGAGTACCAGGACACCAGCCACGCCCAGGTGGTGCTGCTCAACGCGCTCTTCGGCGGCGGCCACCCGGTGACCGCGGTGGGCGACCCCTGCCAGTCCATCTACGGCTGGCGGGGGGCCAGCGCCGGCACGCTCGACCGGTTCCCCACCGAGTTCGCCCGCACCGACGGGGCCCCCGCCGAGGTGCTCGGCCTCACCACGAGCTGGCGCAACCGGCCGGAGATCCTCGGCGTCGCCAACGCGCTCTCGGTGCCGCTGCGGGCGGCCGGCGCCCGGGTGCCCGAACTGCGCGCCGCGCTCAGCGTCCGCGACCCCATCCCGCACCGCAGCCCCGGCGGGCGGGCCGCCGGCACCGTGCACTGCGCGCTGCTGGAGACGTACGCCGACGAGGCCGAATGGATCGCGGACAGCGTGCTGTCCGCCTGGCGGGGCGCGGCCGGGATGCCGGACTCCCTGCCCGAGCACATCCCGGCGCACCGGCGCCCCACCACGGCCGTGCTGGTCCGGCTGCGCAGCCAGATCCCGGCGATCGAGGCGGCGCTGCGCGCCCGGGGGCTGCCGGTCGACGTGGTCGGGCTGGGCGGGCTGCTGGACACCCCGGAGGTCCGGGACGTGGTCTGCACGCTGCGGGTGCTCGCCGACCCGACGGACGGGGCGGCGCTGCTGCGGTTGCTCACCGGCGCGCGCTGGCGGATCGGGCCGCGCGACCTCGTCGCCCTGCACCGGCGGGCCCGGGCCATCGCGCGGGCCCGGCGGGAGGTGACCGGTGACGACGGGCCGGAGATCACCGTGGACGCGCTGGACGAGGCCACCCTCGTCGAGGCGCTGGCCGACCTGGGGCCGGCGCAGGCGTACTCGGCGGAGGGGTACGCGCGGCTGCGGTCGTACGGGATGGAGCTGGCGCTGCTGCGCTACCGGCTGGACCAGTCCCTGCCGGAGCTGATCGCGGACATCGAGCGCACCATCGGCCTGGACGTGGAGGTGGCGGTCCGGGCCGGCCGGGACGGCGCCGGCGACGCCGGGCTGGCCCGCGCCCACCTGGACGCGCTCGGCGACGTGGCGGCCCGGTTCAGCGGCGAGACCCCCGGCGCCACGCTGGCCGGGTTCCTCGCCTACCTGGCCGCCGCCGAGGACGAGGAGCGCGGCCTGACCCCGGGCGAGGTCGAGGTGGTGGAAGGCGCGGTGCAGATACTCACCGCCCACGCCGCCAAGGGGCTGGAGTGGGACGTGGTGTCGGTCGCCGGGCTGACCCGGGGCGTCTGGCCGGGGCCGGTGCGCAACTCCGACCACTGGCTGGGCGGGCTCGGCGTGCTGCCGTTCCCGCTGCGCGGCGACGCGGACGGGCTGCCCGAGCTGGGCCTGTCCGGGGCGGAGGACCAGCGCGGGGTGGCCCGGGCCGTGGAGGAGTTCACCGACGCCTGGCGGGCGCACGACGAGCGGGAGGAGCGCCGCCTGGCGTACGTGGCGGTGACCCGGCCCCGCCGGCTGCTGCTCTGCTCCGGCTACTGGTGGGGGGAGGGGACGAAGCGGTTCCGCGGCCCCTCGGTCTTCCTCCGCGAGGTGCACGACGTCTGCCTGGCCGGCGGGGACGGCCACCTGGTCGACGCCTGGGCGCCCGAGCCGGCCGGGGACGCGGTCAACCCGACCACCGAGACGGTGCTGCGGGCCGAGTGGCCTGCCGACCCGCTCGGCGCCCGCCGTCCGGCGCTGGCCGAGGCCGCCGCCCTGGTCCGCCGCTACCTGGCCGACCCCGAGGCGGCCCGCCGCGAGGAGTCCCTGCTGGCGGCCGCCGCGCCGCCCACGCCGGCACCCGCCGACGACGCGGCCACGCCGGCACCCGCCGGGGACGCCGGCACGACGGCGCCCGTCGAGGACGCCGAGGTGGCCCGCTGGCGGCGGGAGGCCGACCTGCTCCTCGCCGAACGGGCCGAGCTGGCCCGGCGGGCCGAGGCGGTCGAGGTGGAGCTGCCCGGGCACCTGTCGGTGACCCAGCTCGTGGCGCTGCGCCGCGACCCGGAGGCCCTGGCCCGGACGCTGCGCCGCCCCATGCCCACCGAGCCCAACCCGTACGCCCGGCGGGGCACCGCCTTCCACACCTGGCTGGAGCAGCGCTTCGGCGCCGACCGGCTGCTCGACGTGGACGAACTGCCCGGCGCGGCCGACGACGACGCCGCCCCGGACGAGGCGCTCACCGAACTCCAGGAGCGCTTCCTGGCCAGCGAGTGGGCCGACCGGGTGCCGGTGGAGGTGGAGGTGCCCTTCGCCACAGTGATCGCCGGGGTGGTGGTCCGGGGCCGGATGGACGCCGTCTTCGCCCGTCCCGGTGGCCGCTTCGACGTGGTCGACTGGAAGACCGGCCGGCAGCCCGCCGGGCGGGAGGCGGACGCCGCCGCCGTGCAGCTCGCCGTCTACCGGCTGGCCTGGGCCGAGCTGGCCGGGGTGCCGGTCGACCGGGTCGGCGCCGCCTTCCACTACGTCCGGGACGGGGTGACCGTCCGCCCGGCCGACCTGCTCGACGCCGAGGGGCTGACCGCGCTCGTCGCCGCGGTACCGGAATTTTCGACAGAGGGCGCGGCGTTGCGGAGATCGTGGTAG
- the cspE gene encoding transcription antiterminator/RNA stability regulator CspE, with product MAIGTVKWFNADKGFGFITPDDGGADVFAHFSAIQTSGYRSLDENQRVEFEVTQGQKGPQAENIRPL from the coding sequence ATGGCAATTGGCACCGTCAAGTGGTTCAACGCTGACAAGGGCTTCGGCTTCATCACCCCGGACGACGGCGGCGCCGACGTCTTCGCCCACTTCTCGGCGATCCAGACCTCCGGCTACCGGAGCCTGGACGAGAACCAGCGGGTCGAGTTCGAGGTGACCCAGGGCCAGAAGGGCCCGCAGGCGGAGAACATCCGTCCGCTCTGA
- a CDS encoding DEAD/DEAH box helicase, whose protein sequence is MTMTVPTFAATGLAPALVTELAAQGITEPFPIQAATLPDSLAGRDVLGRGRTGSGKTLAFGLPLLHRTAGRKARPGRPLALVLVPTRELAQQVTAALTPYARALGLRCATVVGGLSLQRQADALRAGAEVLVATPGRLHDLIDRRDARLDQVAVTVLDEADQMADMGFLPQVTKLLEQVDPNGQRMLFSATLDGGVDRLVRRFLSNPVSHSVDPGTATVTAMTHHVLHVEAEDKPAALAHIAAREGRTILFMATKHRADRVARQLLAKGVRAAALHGGKTQPQRTRILEQFRTGHVTALVATDVAARGIHVDGLDLVVNADPPTEAKDYLHRGGRTARAGESGTVVTLVLPEQRRDVSRLMTVAGITPHTARVRPGDEELTRVTGARQPTGVPVTLTPPPAPHAAAASRPSRSRRPRRRG, encoded by the coding sequence ATGACCATGACCGTTCCCACCTTCGCCGCCACCGGCCTGGCCCCCGCGCTGGTCACCGAGCTGGCCGCGCAGGGCATCACCGAGCCGTTCCCCATCCAGGCGGCGACGCTGCCGGACTCGCTGGCCGGCCGCGACGTGCTCGGCCGCGGGCGCACCGGCTCGGGCAAGACGCTGGCCTTCGGGCTGCCGCTGCTGCACCGCACGGCCGGTCGCAAGGCCCGCCCGGGCCGCCCGCTGGCGCTGGTGCTGGTGCCCACCCGCGAGCTGGCCCAGCAGGTCACCGCGGCGCTCACCCCGTACGCCCGGGCGCTCGGCCTGCGCTGCGCCACCGTGGTCGGCGGGCTCTCCCTCCAGCGGCAGGCGGACGCGCTGCGCGCCGGCGCTGAGGTGCTGGTGGCCACCCCGGGCCGGCTGCACGACCTGATCGACAGGCGCGACGCCCGGCTCGACCAGGTGGCCGTCACCGTGCTCGACGAGGCCGACCAGATGGCCGACATGGGCTTCCTGCCGCAGGTGACGAAGCTGCTGGAGCAGGTCGACCCGAACGGCCAGCGGATGCTGTTCTCGGCCACCCTGGACGGCGGCGTGGACCGGCTGGTCCGCCGCTTCCTGAGCAACCCCGTGTCGCACTCCGTCGACCCGGGCACCGCCACGGTGACCGCCATGACCCACCACGTGCTGCACGTCGAGGCGGAGGACAAGCCGGCCGCGCTGGCCCACATCGCCGCCCGCGAAGGCCGCACCATCCTGTTCATGGCCACCAAGCACCGCGCCGACCGGGTCGCGCGCCAACTGCTCGCCAAGGGGGTACGCGCCGCCGCGCTGCACGGCGGCAAGACCCAGCCGCAGCGCACCCGGATCCTGGAGCAGTTCCGCACCGGTCACGTCACCGCGCTGGTGGCCACCGACGTGGCGGCCCGGGGCATCCACGTGGACGGGCTGGACCTGGTGGTCAACGCCGACCCGCCGACCGAGGCGAAGGACTACCTGCACCGGGGCGGCCGGACCGCCCGGGCGGGGGAGTCCGGCACCGTGGTCACACTGGTCCTGCCGGAGCAGCGCCGGGACGTCTCCCGGCTCATGACGGTCGCCGGCATCACCCCGCACACCGCCCGGGTACGCCCCGGCGACGAGGAACTGACCCGCGTCACCGGCGCCCGCCAGCCCACCGGCGTCCCGGTCACCCTCACCCCGCCGCCCGCGCCGCACGCCGCCGCGGCCTCGCGGCCGTCCCGCTCCCGCCGCCCGCGCCGCCGGGGCTGA
- a CDS encoding RrF2 family transcriptional regulator produces the protein MYVSARADYALRAMLAVADAAGSTGDGGFGAGELVKAASLAERQDIPLSFLQGILLDLRRAGLLHSHRGNEGGYALTRPAAEISVGDVLRAVGGALTSVRGMPADHAGYHGVAAGLRDVWLAVDGAIALVVDRTTLADLLADRAAAS, from the coding sequence GTGTACGTCTCCGCGCGCGCCGACTACGCGCTCCGGGCCATGCTCGCCGTCGCCGACGCCGCCGGGTCCACCGGCGACGGGGGGTTCGGCGCCGGCGAGCTGGTCAAGGCGGCGAGCCTGGCCGAGCGCCAGGACATCCCGCTCAGCTTCCTCCAGGGCATCCTGCTCGACCTGCGTCGGGCCGGGCTGCTGCACAGCCACCGCGGCAACGAGGGCGGGTACGCGCTCACCCGCCCGGCCGCCGAGATCAGCGTCGGTGACGTGCTGCGGGCGGTGGGCGGCGCGCTGACGAGCGTCCGGGGCATGCCCGCCGACCACGCCGGTTACCACGGGGTGGCCGCCGGGCTGCGGGACGTCTGGCTGGCGGTGGACGGCGCGATCGCCCTGGTGGTCGACCGGACCACCCTCGCCGACCTGCTGGCCGACCGCGCCGCCGCGTCCTGA
- a CDS encoding ABC transporter permease codes for MASDTLAGAPRTDAEISGLDALEIAGREKAPSRLRRVWSTTWPKLAALALAVALWQAVVWTGWKDPWALPGPVVVFEDLGHYVASPALWHGLATTARRAAVGFAAAVAVGLLLGLAVARVKVLRAALGSMITALQTMPSIAWFPLAILLFQLSEQAIFFVVVLGAAPSVANGVIHGVDYVPPLLVRAGRNLGARGLDLYRYVIAPAALPAIVAGLKQGWAFAWRSLMAGELLVVIATRTSIGAQLTYARELSEAPRLMAIMIVILVVGLLVDAAFGAADKAIRRRWGVLDQAGN; via the coding sequence ATGGCCAGTGACACGCTCGCTGGAGCGCCGCGCACCGACGCGGAGATCTCCGGCCTGGACGCCCTGGAGATCGCCGGCCGGGAGAAGGCGCCGTCCCGGCTGCGCCGGGTCTGGTCGACCACCTGGCCGAAGCTGGCCGCGCTGGCCCTGGCCGTCGCCCTCTGGCAGGCCGTGGTCTGGACCGGCTGGAAGGACCCGTGGGCGCTGCCCGGGCCGGTGGTCGTCTTCGAGGACCTGGGCCACTACGTGGCCAGCCCGGCGCTCTGGCACGGCCTGGCCACCACGGCCCGCCGCGCCGCCGTGGGCTTCGCCGCCGCGGTCGCCGTCGGCCTGCTGCTCGGTCTCGCGGTGGCCCGGGTGAAGGTGCTCCGCGCCGCGCTCGGCTCGATGATCACCGCGTTGCAGACCATGCCGTCGATCGCCTGGTTCCCCCTCGCGATCCTGCTCTTCCAACTCAGCGAGCAGGCCATCTTCTTCGTGGTGGTGCTCGGCGCGGCGCCGTCGGTGGCAAACGGCGTCATCCACGGCGTGGACTACGTGCCGCCGTTGCTGGTCCGGGCCGGACGCAACCTCGGCGCCCGCGGGCTGGACCTGTACCGGTACGTCATCGCGCCGGCCGCGCTGCCGGCCATCGTGGCCGGACTCAAGCAGGGCTGGGCGTTCGCCTGGCGCAGCCTGATGGCCGGCGAGCTGCTGGTGGTCATCGCCACCCGGACCTCGATCGGCGCGCAGCTGACCTACGCCCGGGAGCTGAGCGAGGCGCCCCGGCTGATGGCCATCATGATCGTCATCCTGGTGGTGGGCCTGCTGGTGGACGCCGCGTTCGGCGCGGCCGACAAGGCGATCCGCCGCCGCTGGGGCGTGCTGGACCAGGCCGGCAACTGA
- a CDS encoding ABC transporter ATP-binding protein: MTSTTTTPRSATGSVALRGVTKVYGQGEHAVLALDGVSLDVAPGEFVCLVGASGCGKSTLLNLVAGLDRTSGGRIDLGEGVNPGLMFQESALFPWLTVEGNVEVPLKLRGLPRNERRARVAELLRTVHLADFARKRPHQLSGGMRQRVALARTLALDTPVLLMDEPFGALDAMTRDILHDELERIWSERKLTVIFVTHNVREAARLADRIILLSSRPGRIIYSTEVDVPRPRRIDSPEIAAIAADVTDRLRTEVGRHGQ, encoded by the coding sequence GTGACGTCGACCACGACGACCCCGCGCAGCGCGACCGGCTCGGTCGCGCTGCGCGGCGTGACAAAGGTGTACGGCCAGGGCGAGCACGCCGTCCTGGCCCTGGACGGGGTCTCGCTGGACGTGGCCCCCGGCGAATTCGTCTGCCTGGTCGGCGCGTCCGGCTGCGGCAAGAGCACCCTGCTCAACCTGGTGGCCGGGCTGGACCGGACCAGCGGCGGCCGGATCGACCTGGGCGAGGGGGTCAACCCCGGCCTCATGTTCCAGGAGTCGGCGCTCTTCCCGTGGCTCACCGTCGAGGGCAATGTGGAGGTGCCGCTCAAGCTTCGCGGGCTGCCCCGCAACGAGCGCAGGGCTCGGGTCGCCGAGCTGCTGCGGACGGTCCACCTGGCCGACTTCGCCCGCAAGCGCCCGCACCAGCTCTCCGGCGGCATGCGGCAGCGGGTCGCGCTGGCCCGCACCCTGGCCCTGGACACCCCGGTGCTGCTGATGGACGAGCCGTTCGGCGCGCTCGACGCCATGACCCGGGACATCCTGCACGACGAGCTGGAGCGGATCTGGTCCGAGCGGAAGCTCACCGTGATCTTCGTGACCCACAACGTCCGCGAGGCGGCCCGCCTCGCCGACCGGATCATCCTGCTGTCCAGCCGGCCCGGCCGGATCATCTACTCCACCGAGGTCGACGTGCCGCGACCCCGGCGGATCGACTCGCCGGAGATCGCGGCCATCGCCGCCGACGTCACCGACCGGCTGCGTACGGAGGTGGGCCGCCATGGCCAGTGA
- a CDS encoding ABC transporter substrate-binding protein, with translation MRRLPFRRLVTLATLAVVGAATLGATAACGDDSDDAAGGSGPVTLRLGYFPNITHAPAVVGVEKGIFKEKLGSGVTLETKTFNAGPAAIEAVFSGALDATYIGPNPTVNAFSKSKGEAVRVVSGAASGGVALVVKPEITSVEQLRGKKIATPQLGNTQDVALRYWLKEKGLQTTKEGGGDVKVVPQENAQTVETFGTGAIDGAWVPEPFVSRLVNAGGKVLVDERDLWPDKKFVITNLLVSTKFLKAHPDVVKKLVEGQVAANEFVNSKPDEAQQAISDHIGKITGKPLDLKLIKQAWPTLEFTNDPIPSSLKAGLDHAVAVGLTQPVDLNGLYDLKYLNEVLKAQGKAEVVQP, from the coding sequence ATGAGACGGCTCCCCTTCCGCCGCCTGGTCACCCTGGCCACCCTCGCCGTGGTCGGCGCGGCCACCCTGGGCGCCACCGCGGCCTGCGGCGACGACAGCGACGACGCCGCCGGTGGCTCCGGTCCGGTCACGCTGCGCCTGGGCTACTTCCCGAACATCACCCACGCGCCGGCCGTGGTCGGCGTGGAGAAGGGCATCTTCAAGGAGAAGCTGGGCAGCGGCGTCACGCTGGAGACCAAGACCTTCAACGCCGGCCCGGCGGCCATCGAGGCGGTCTTCTCCGGCGCGCTCGACGCCACGTACATCGGTCCGAACCCGACGGTGAACGCCTTCTCGAAGTCCAAGGGCGAGGCGGTCCGGGTCGTCTCCGGCGCCGCGTCCGGCGGCGTGGCCCTGGTGGTGAAGCCGGAGATCACCTCGGTGGAGCAGCTGCGCGGCAAGAAGATCGCCACGCCGCAGCTCGGCAACACCCAGGACGTCGCGCTGCGCTACTGGCTCAAGGAGAAGGGCCTCCAGACCACCAAGGAGGGCGGCGGCGACGTCAAGGTGGTCCCCCAGGAGAACGCGCAGACCGTCGAGACCTTCGGCACCGGCGCCATCGACGGCGCGTGGGTGCCCGAGCCCTTCGTCTCCCGGCTGGTCAACGCGGGCGGCAAGGTGCTCGTCGACGAGCGCGACCTCTGGCCGGACAAGAAGTTCGTCATCACCAACCTGCTGGTCAGCACCAAGTTCCTCAAGGCGCACCCGGACGTGGTGAAGAAGCTCGTCGAGGGGCAGGTCGCGGCGAACGAGTTCGTCAACAGCAAGCCGGACGAGGCGCAGCAGGCCATCTCCGACCACATCGGCAAGATCACCGGCAAGCCGCTGGACCTCAAGCTGATCAAGCAGGCCTGGCCCACGCTGGAGTTCACCAACGACCCCATCCCGTCCTCGCTGAAGGCCGGGCTGGACCACGCCGTCGCCGTCGGGCTGACCCAGCCGGTGGACCTGAACGGCCTCTACGACCTGAAGTACCTCAACGAGGTGCTCAAGGCGCAGGGCAAGGCCGAGGTCGTCCAGCCGTGA
- a CDS encoding M16 family metallopeptidase, with amino-acid sequence MPTRRARIPATKYPVERFTLDNGLRVVLTPDRSAPVIGVAVVYDVGIRSEPEGRTGFAHLFEHLMFQGSENLEKLAHFRHVQGAGGTFNGSTHLDYTDYYETLPSNALERALFLEADRMRGPRLTEENLRNQVDVVKEEIRVNVLNRPYGGFPWLTLPPVMFDTFPNAHDGYGSFDDLESATVGDAADFFRRYYASGNAVLAVSGDVDVAEATALIERHFGDVPARPAPERPDFAEPDLTAERRTSYTDQLAPLPAVAGAWRVPDPVTDFAGYLPYVVLAEVLTDGDASRLVERLVQRDRSVTSLGGYLGFMGDPFDVRDPTALLLQAHLPPGGDVDKVLRTVDEELDRLATDGLTEGELARTQARMATHLLRDTDAVLGRALRMAVLEQQRGEPGLLNDLPRLVGEVTDEQVRAAAATLRPERRASIEVIAGGAR; translated from the coding sequence GTGCCGACGCGGAGAGCGAGAATTCCAGCGACGAAATACCCGGTCGAGCGGTTCACCCTCGACAACGGCCTGCGGGTGGTGCTCACCCCCGACCGCAGCGCCCCGGTCATCGGGGTGGCGGTGGTCTACGACGTCGGCATCCGGTCCGAGCCGGAGGGGCGCACCGGCTTCGCCCACCTCTTCGAGCACCTGATGTTCCAGGGCTCGGAGAACCTGGAGAAGCTGGCCCACTTCCGGCACGTCCAGGGCGCCGGCGGCACCTTCAACGGCTCCACCCACCTCGACTACACCGACTACTACGAGACCCTGCCCAGCAACGCGCTGGAGCGGGCGCTCTTCCTCGAGGCCGACCGGATGCGCGGCCCCCGGCTGACCGAGGAGAACCTGCGCAACCAGGTCGACGTGGTCAAGGAGGAGATCCGGGTCAACGTGCTCAACCGGCCGTACGGCGGGTTCCCCTGGCTCACCCTCCCGCCGGTCATGTTCGACACGTTCCCCAACGCGCACGACGGCTACGGCTCCTTCGACGACCTGGAGTCCGCCACCGTCGGTGACGCGGCCGACTTCTTCCGCCGCTACTACGCCAGCGGCAACGCAGTCCTCGCGGTCAGCGGGGACGTCGACGTGGCCGAGGCGACAGCGCTCATCGAGCGGCACTTCGGCGACGTGCCGGCCCGCCCCGCCCCGGAGCGCCCCGACTTCGCCGAACCCGACCTCACCGCCGAGCGGCGCACCTCGTACACCGACCAGCTGGCCCCGCTGCCGGCGGTGGCCGGCGCCTGGCGGGTGCCCGACCCGGTGACCGACTTCGCCGGCTACCTGCCGTACGTGGTGCTGGCCGAGGTGCTCACCGACGGCGACGCCTCCCGGCTTGTCGAGCGGCTCGTCCAGCGGGACCGCTCGGTCACCAGCCTGGGCGGCTACCTCGGCTTCATGGGCGACCCGTTCGACGTGCGCGACCCCACGGCGCTGCTGCTCCAGGCCCACCTGCCGCCCGGCGGCGACGTCGACAAGGTGCTGCGCACCGTCGACGAGGAGCTGGACCGGCTGGCCACCGACGGGCTGACCGAGGGGGAGCTGGCCCGTACCCAGGCCCGGATGGCCACCCACCTGCTGCGGGACACCGACGCGGTGCTCGGCCGGGCGCTGCGGATGGCCGTGCTGGAACAGCAGCGCGGCGAGCCGGGCCTGCTCAACGACCTGCCCCGGCTGGTCGGCGAGGTGACCGACGAGCAGGTCCGCGCCGCCGCCGCCACCCTGCGGCCGGAGCGCCGCGCGTCCATCGAGGTCATCGCCGGAGGCGCCCGATGA
- a CDS encoding M16 family metallopeptidase: protein MTTVETGTRPLPALGPNRRLKLPKQAERTLDNGLTVIAVRRSAIPLVELRLWMPFGRTHLARGGMLAQTLLSGTETHTATQLAAELQKVGGGLSAGVDPDRLMLSGASLVTGLDRMLELLADVLTGATYPADWVETERDRLVDRIQVAQSQPAHLARTALLKRIYGRHPYAVQTPEPDQVRAVKPPVLRRLHAERVHPAGAVLVLVGDVQPERALDAAERALSGWQGDGQPAELPPAPPLEPGPLLLVDRPGSVQSSLRIALPAVPRTHPDHAALQLANLVFGGYFSSRWVENIREDKGYTYGPHSLVEHSVAGSVLVAAAEVATEVTAPALLETLYELGRLATVPPKPDELEQARQYALGTLQLGMSTQAGLASLTSAYAGNGLRLDFLAEHAARLAAATVDDVTAAAARYLAPAQAVTVVLGDAERVADSLATLTPVRTESS from the coding sequence ATGACAACCGTCGAAACGGGTACGCGGCCGCTGCCGGCGCTCGGGCCCAACCGCAGGCTCAAGCTGCCGAAGCAGGCCGAGCGCACGCTCGACAACGGCCTCACCGTGATCGCGGTACGCCGCAGCGCGATCCCGCTGGTCGAGCTGCGGCTCTGGATGCCGTTCGGGCGTACCCACCTGGCCCGTGGCGGGATGCTGGCGCAGACCCTGCTCTCCGGCACGGAGACGCACACCGCGACCCAGCTCGCGGCGGAACTGCAGAAGGTCGGCGGCGGGCTCTCCGCCGGCGTCGACCCGGACCGGCTGATGCTCTCCGGGGCGAGCCTGGTCACCGGCCTGGACCGGATGCTGGAGCTGCTCGCCGACGTGCTCACCGGGGCGACCTACCCGGCCGACTGGGTGGAGACCGAACGGGACCGGCTGGTCGACCGGATCCAGGTGGCCCAGAGCCAGCCCGCCCACCTCGCCCGGACCGCGCTGCTCAAGCGGATCTACGGCCGGCACCCGTACGCCGTGCAGACCCCCGAGCCCGACCAGGTGCGGGCGGTGAAGCCGCCGGTGCTGCGGCGCCTGCACGCCGAGCGGGTGCACCCGGCCGGCGCGGTGCTGGTGCTGGTCGGCGACGTGCAGCCGGAGCGGGCGCTGGACGCGGCGGAGCGGGCTCTCTCCGGCTGGCAGGGTGACGGGCAGCCGGCCGAGCTGCCGCCCGCGCCGCCGCTGGAGCCCGGCCCGCTGCTGCTCGTCGACCGGCCCGGCTCGGTGCAGTCCTCGCTGCGGATCGCGCTTCCCGCGGTACCCCGGACCCACCCCGACCACGCCGCGCTGCAACTGGCCAACCTGGTCTTCGGTGGCTACTTCTCCTCCCGCTGGGTGGAGAACATCCGGGAGGACAAGGGCTACACGTACGGGCCGCACTCGCTCGTCGAGCACTCGGTGGCCGGGTCGGTGCTGGTCGCCGCCGCCGAGGTGGCCACCGAGGTGACCGCGCCCGCCCTGCTGGAGACCCTGTACGAGCTGGGCCGGCTGGCCACCGTGCCGCCCAAGCCGGACGAGCTGGAGCAGGCCCGCCAGTACGCCCTCGGCACCCTCCAGCTCGGCATGTCCACCCAGGCCGGGCTGGCCTCGCTGACCAGCGCGTACGCCGGCAACGGGCTGCGCCTGGACTTCCTCGCGGAGCACGCCGCCCGGCTGGCCGCGGCGACCGTGGACGACGTGACCGCGGCGGCGGCCCGCTACCTGGCGCCCGCGCAGGCGGTCACGGTGGTGCTGGGCGACGCCGAGCGGGTGGCCGACAGCCTCGCCACGCTCACCCCGGTCCGGACGGAGTCCTCATGA